The Carassius auratus strain Wakin chromosome 27, ASM336829v1, whole genome shotgun sequence genome includes a region encoding these proteins:
- the LOC113045107 gene encoding pro-neuregulin-2, membrane-bound isoform-like codes for MSSQSHHTSTASHASSHRPEERTWSMERTDSMHSDCQSGALSSSVGTSKCSSPACMEARARRAAYCGYPDATQCPLQYGDSYDSLRDSPHSDRYVSALTTPARLSPVEFHSSLPSQVPTFQITTPNASHALSLPPAASAIVMAAYSPDDDQPLLHHYRRSRRPYYAAESTGSLPSSPYRFVDDEDYETTQEYMSSREQPKKSSNGRRWRRRSRVNGHVSQRTPGPRDYSSQSCLSDSEWEDDEVGDLGHGESTPFLSMHNMNAIEPATIYQPNDTRTFNNTGRSASRGNVQANKLSQSWSRPDNAPL; via the exons ATGTCGTCACAATCCCACCATACCTCCACAGCTTCTCATGCTTCCAGTCACCG GCCAGAGGAGCGCACATGGAGTATGGAGCGGACGGACAGCATGCACTCTGACTGTCAGTCAGGGGCGCTCTCTTCCTCCGTTGGCACCAGTAAATGCAGCAGCCCGGCGTGTATGGAGGCTCGTGCCCGCCGTGCAGCATACTGTGGTTATCCTGACGCTACACAGTGCCCCCTACAGTATGGAGACTCTTACGATTCCCTGCGGGACTCGCCTCACAGTGACAG GTATGTGTCTGCTCTGACCACGCCGGCGCGTCTATCTCCTGTGGAGTTTCACTCCTCACTGCCCTCGCAGGTGCCTACCTTTCAGATCACCACGCCAAACGCCAGCCACGCCCTCTCCCTGCCACCCGCCGCCTCGGCCATCGTCATGGCAGCCTACTCCCCCGACGATGACCAGCCCCTCCTGCACCACTACCGCCGATCCCGTAGGCCATATTACGCGGCGGAGAGCACGGGCTCCCTCCCTTCCAGTCCGTACCGCTTTGTGGATGATGAGGATTATGAGACCACGCAGGAGTACATGTCCTCTCGAGAGCAGCCGAAGAAAAGCAGCAACGGCCGGCGTTGGCGAAGGAGGTCACGGGTCAATGGCCACGTTTCTCAGCGTACACCAGGCCCCAGGGACTATAGCTCTCAAAGCTGCCTGTCGGACAGCGAGTGGGAGGACGATGAGGTTGGCGACCTCGGCCACGGCGAGAGCACGCCGTTTCTCAGTATGCATAACATGAATGCCATTGAACCGGCCACAATCTACCAACCCAATGACACACGGACTTTCAACAACACGGGACGCTCGGCCTCCCGTGGCAATGTGCAGGCCAACAAACTGTCGCAGTCGTGGTCCAGACCGGACAATGCAcccctttaa
- the LOC113045106 gene encoding N-acetyllactosaminide beta-1,3-N-acetylglucosaminyltransferase 2-like, whose protein sequence is MASCLCRYRRQILFFCSPCILLLPVYIYVSIALSYVMKHGAPGAHVVHSVLPTHFTASGLKHSRDLAPHPVKPFWRNEPDSSALWNIIQFKTDLQYNPILKPHLAAKTSSVSYNTETSRRTGVECSPNYEINNIMHDYANLPIQMKNFVTTMHCRDYPLLIDPLDVCDAQAKKTAPLLLMAIKTQTANFDNREAIRETWGRSGRLKTRGGRQRLVRRVFLLGRSKDLQIEEKLHLESEKYGDIIQWDFMDTFFNLSLKDVLFWDWFARCCPHAHFIFKGDDDVFVRTPAVLDYLLAEAANQSFSNGSRQANKMETFVVGDVISNAAPIRSNGTKYYIPESFYKGLYPSYPGGGGMLYSGSLAHRLLEVSQRVHLFPIDDVYLGMCLQRLGVYPVHHPAFLTFDFPKDEPKEPCANHTILLVHKRSPAEMFHLWTETSTPSTECRNATLRVKPRPV, encoded by the coding sequence ATGGCTTCCTGTCTGTGTCGATACCGCCGGCAGATCTTGTTCTTCTGTTCGCCGTGCATATTGCTGCTCCCAGTCTACATATATGTCTCAATTGCTTTGTCCTATGTCATGAAGCATGGGGCACCTGGTGCACATGTTGTTCATTCTGTGCTGCCGACACATTTCACTGCCAGCGGTCTCAAACACTCCAGAGATCTGGCTCCTCATCCTGTCAAACCCTTCTGGAGAAACGAGCCAGATAGTAGCGCTCTGTGGAACATCATCCAGTTCAAGACGGATCTCCAGTATAACCCTATCCTAAAGCCTCATCTGGCTGCAAAAACATCCAGTGTTTCTTACAACACAGAAACATCCAGAAGGACTGGGGTTGAATGTTCTCCAAATTATGAGATTAACAATATAATGCATGATTATGCTAATCTACCAATCCAGATGAAGAATTTTGTGACCACTATGCACTGTCGAGACTATCCGCTGCTCATAGATCCTTTAGATGTTTGTGATGCTCAAGCAAAGAAAACGGCACCGTTATTGCTCATGGCCATCAAAACTCAGACTGCAAACTTTGATAACAGGGAAGCCATACGAGAAACTTGGGGGCGTTCAGGAAGATTAAAAACCAGAGGTGGACGGCAAAGGCTCGTTCGCAGGGTCTTCCTTCTGGGGAGGTCCAAAGACTTGCAAATTGAAGAGAAATTGCATTTGGAGAGTGAAAAGTATGGTGATATCATCCAGTGGGACTTTATGGACACCTTCTTCAACCTCTCCCTGAAGGATGTGCTGTTCTGGGACTGGTTTGCAAGATGCTGCCCACATGCCCATTTCATTTTTAAGGGTGATGATGATGTATTTGTGAGGACACCTGCTGTCCTGGACTATCTTCTAGCTGAAGCAGCAAACCAAAGCTTCTCAAATGGATCCAGGCAGGCAAATAAAATGGAGACGTTTGTTGTGGGGGACGTGATAAGCAATGCCGCACCTATACGCTCTAATGGAACGAAGTACTACATCCCAGAGAGTTTCTATAAAGGGCTGTACCCTTCATACCctggtggaggagggatgctttACTCTGGTTCTCTGGCACATAGGCTTTTAGAGGTGTCACAGAGGGTTCATCTGTTCCCCATTGATGACGTCTACCTGGGTATGTGTCTTCAGAGACTGGGAGTTTACCCTGTCCACCACCCTGCCTTCCTCACCTTTGACTTCCCCAAAGATGAGCCCAAGGAACCCTGTGCGAATCACACCATCCTGCTGGTGCACAAGCGAAGCCCAGCTGAGATGTTCCATCTTTGGACTGAAACGTCGACACCCAGCACTGAATGCAGAAATGCAACGCTGAGAGTCAAACCTAGGCCTGTCTGA